The Streptococcus oralis genome segment TTTTTGTATACAGGGAGGAATTATGAAAGAAAGCAACAAACGTTTAAAAACAAAACAAATTATCGAAAATGCCATGGTTCAATTATTGATGGACCAACCCTTTGATCAAATTTCTACTGTCAAGTTAGCAGAAAAAGCCGGAATCAGTCGTTCCAGCTTTTACACTCACTACAAGGATAAGTATGATATGATTGAGCATTACCAAAGTAAGCTCTTTCATACCTTTGAGTATATTTTTCAAAAACATGCTCATCACAAAAAAGATGCTATTTTAGAAGTATTTGAATATTTAGAGTCTGAGCCACTCTTGGCTGCACTCTTATCTGAAAATGGTACCAAAGAAATTCAAAATTTCTTGAGAAATAAACTGCATATTATGCTTAGCACTGATCTTCAGAAACGTTTTATGCAGCTACAACTAAATCCAATTGAACTCGAATATAGTAGCATTTATCTAACAAATGCCCTATTTGGTGTTTGCCAGACTTGGATTGCCCATGGAAAAAAAGAAAGCCCGCAAGAAATGACAGACTTCCTTATGAAAATGTTAGGTGATACAAACTAAGAATAAAAAGAACACCGGGTGGTGTTCTTTTTATCTGACTCCGCCAGTAGGACTCGAACCTACGACATCATGATTAACAGTCATGCGCTACTACCAACTGAGCTATGGCGGATAAAATAGTCCGTACGGGATTCGAACCCGTGTTACCGCCGTGAAAAGGCGGTGTCTTAACCCCTTGACCAACGGACCATCTATCTGTAGCAGATATAACCATTATATCAATTTCTTACTAATTGTCAATCACTTTTTAGATTTTTTCTCCAGAATATCTCTCAGTTTGCGGACTTTCAAACGGGTAATGGGACAACGATGATCTTCATAAAAGACAACTTCTAAATTCTTTCGATCAATTTCTCTAACATTTCCAATATTGATTAGGAAAGATTTATGAGGAGAATAAAATCGCTGGGTATGTTTGTCCTTTTCCTGAATATCTGTCATGGTTCCATAGAACTCTTTGGCAAAATTCTTACCAATAATTCGCAGTTTATGAGAAACACCTGTAGTTTCGATATACAAAA includes the following:
- a CDS encoding TetR/AcrR family transcriptional regulator, encoding MKESNKRLKTKQIIENAMVQLLMDQPFDQISTVKLAEKAGISRSSFYTHYKDKYDMIEHYQSKLFHTFEYIFQKHAHHKKDAILEVFEYLESEPLLAALLSENGTKEIQNFLRNKLHIMLSTDLQKRFMQLQLNPIELEYSSIYLTNALFGVCQTWIAHGKKESPQEMTDFLMKMLGDTN